One window from the genome of Podospora pseudocomata strain CBS 415.72m chromosome 6, whole genome shotgun sequence encodes:
- a CDS encoding hypothetical protein (EggNog:ENOG503P1ZU; COG:S; MEROPS:MER0026339) produces MFDTFTYRFLHFRRPTLTPSSLPSLPQGIERFFVDTPGGQIEVLHGKPSKQARHGATPLFFVHGGMGGAWVWLEYLSFFASRGIPCYAVSMRGHGSSWHPSYLRMVYFTTKRMLADDVVAAIKWVQKRHDGREVVYIGHSSGGGLGQYILSAPEFDHVKVKGLVLAGAVPGFGSLGVYINWWRLDPWFSFRMIFHGWHPNSPLSHPVLTRRVFFGEQLPGSYLMKFQQRASRYESFLWPLGMMSRFVKPENLLPRITSLGANKGQGIMVLGGEIDKIMTIPVMEKLANTYRESYTGLAAQKKIEGDDRDGVKKLLGDGGRDTVGQGVRCCYVPGAAHHLQNDVTWEIGAQKLLAFYEQL; encoded by the exons ATGTTCGATACCTTCACCTATCGCTTCCTCCACTTCCGTCgcccaaccctaaccccctcttccctcccttctctcccccAGGGCATTGAGCGCTTCTTCGTTGACACGCCGGGGGGACAGATCGAAGTCCTCCACGGTAAACCCTCCAAACAGGCTCGCCATGGAGCTACCCCGCTATTCTTCGTCCACGGTGGGATGGGCGGTGCCTGGGTCTGGCTAGAGtacctctccttctttgcCTCGCGCGGCATCCCCTGCTATGCTGTCTCTATGCGcggccatggcagcagcTGGCACCCTTCCTACCTCCGAATGGTCTACTTCACCACAAAACGCATGCTGGCCGACGACGTGGTGGCAGCCATCAAGTGGGTGCAGAAGCGGCATGACggaagggaggtggtgtataTAGGCCACTCGAGCGGGGGCGGGCTGGGACAGTACATCCTCTCAGCACCAGAGTTTGACCACGTCAAAGTAAAAGGACTAGTACTCGCGGGAGCTGTACCCGGGTTTGGTTC CCTGGGAGTCTACATCAACTGGTGGCGTCTTGATCCCTGGTTCAGCTTCCGGATGATCTTCCATGGGTGGCACCCAAATTCGCCGCTCTCCCACCCTGTTCTGACACGCAGAGTCTTCTTCGGCGAGCAGCTTCCGGGTTCTTATCTGATGAAGTTCCAGCAACGAGCCAGCAGGTATGAGAGCTTCCTGTGGCCTTTGGGTATGATGAGCCGGTTCGTCAAACCCGAGAATCTGCTGCCTCGAATCACAAGCTTGGGGGCAAATAAAGGACAGGGAATCATGGTACTGGGCGGTGAGATTGACAAGATCATGACGATTCCGGTCATGGAGAAGCTTGCAAACACCTACCGGGAGAGCTATACCGGCCTCGCTgcccagaagaagatcgaGGGAGACGATAGAGACGGCGTCAAGAAGCtccttggagatgggggaagGGACACTGTTGGTCAAGGGGTAAGATGCTGCTATGTACCCGGGGCCGCGCATCACCTCCAGAATGATGTTACTTGGGAGATTGGAGCTCAAAAGCTGCTGGCCTTCTATGAGCAGCTGTAA
- the SSA2 gene encoding Hsp70 chaperone (COG:O; EggNog:ENOG503NVJE): MAPAVGIDLGTTYSCVGVFREDRCEIIANDQGNRTTPSFVAFTDTERLIGDAAKNQVAMNPINTVFDAKRLIGRKFTDAEVQADMKHFPFKIIERGGKPVIQVEFKGETKVFTPEEISSMVLTKMRETAEAYLGGTVNNAVVTVPAYFNDSQRQATKDAGLIAGLNVLRIINEPTAAAIAYGLDKKIEGERNVLIFDLGGGTFDVSLLTIEEGIFEVKSTAGDTHLGGEDFDNRLVNHFCSEFKRKHKKYDLSGNPRALRRLRTACERAKRTLSSSAQTSIEIDSLYEGIDFYTSITRARFEELCQDLFRSTLQPVDRVLTDAKIDKSQVHEIVLVGGSTRIPRIQKLITDYFNGKEPNKSINPDEAVAYGAAVQAAILSGDTSSKSTNEILLLDVAPLSLGIETAGGMMTKLIPRNTTIPTKKSEVFSTFSDNQPGVLIQVYEGERQRTKDNNLLGKFELTGIPPAPRGIPQIEVTFDLDANGIMNVSALEKGTGKTNQIVITNDKGRLSKEDIERMLAEAEKFKEEDEAEGARVAAKNGLESYAYSLRNTLSDPKVDEKLDASDKETLKTEIDKIVAWLDESQQATKEEYEDRQKELEGVANPIMMKFYGAGGAPPGGMPGGAPGGFPGGAGGPGATHDDGPTVEEVD, encoded by the exons ATGGCTCCCGCTGTCGGTATCGACTTGGGTACGACGTACTCTTGCGTCGGTGTCTTCCGTGAGGATCG GTGCGAAATCATTGCCAACGACCAGGGTAACAGAACCACTCCCTCTTTCGTTGCCTTTACCGATACCGAGCGTCTTATTGGAGATGCCGCCAAGAACCAGGTCGCCATGaaccccatcaacacagTCTTCGACGCCAAGCGTCTCATTGGTCGCAAGTTCACCGACGCTGAGGTCCAGGCCGACATGAAGCACTTCCCCTTCAAGATCATTGAGCGTGGCGGCAAGCCCGTCATCCAGGTCGAGTTCAAGGGCGAGACCAAGGTCTTCACCCCTGAGGAGATCTCCTCCATGGTCCTCACCAAGATGCGTGAGACCGCTGAGGCCTACCTCGGTGGCACCGTCAACAATGCCGTCGTCACCGTCCCCGCCTACTTCAACGACTCTCAGCGTCAGGCTACCAAGGACGCCGGTCTCATTGCTGGCCTCAACGTCCTTCGTATCATCAACGAGCCCACTGCCGCTGCCATTGCCTATGGTCTTGACAAGAAGATTGAGGGCGAGCGCAACGTCCTCATCTTCGACTTGGGCGGTGGTACCTTCGATGTCTCTCTCCTCACCATTGAGGAGGGTATCTTTGAGGTCAAGTCCACTGCTGGTGACACCCATTTGGGAG GTGAGGACTTCGACAACAGACTTGTAAATCATTTCTGCTCTGAGTTCAAGCGCAAGCACAAGAAGTAC GATCTTTCCGGCAACCCCCGTGCCCTGCGCCGTCTCCGCACGGCCTGCGAGCGTGCCAAGCGtaccctctcctccagcgcACAGACCTCCATTGAGATCGACTCTCTCTACGAGGGTATCGATTTCtacacctccatcacccgTGCCCGCTTCGAGGAGTTGTGCCAGGATCTTTTCCGCTCTACCCTCCAGCCCGTCGACCGCGTCCTTACCGATGCCAAGATCGACAAGTCCCAGGTCCACGAGatcgtcctcgtcggtggCTCCACCCGTATTCCCCGCATCCAGAAGCTTATCACCGACTACTTCAATGGCAAAGAGCCCAACAAGTCCATCAACCCCGATGAGGCTGTTGCCTATGGTGCCGCCGTCCAGGCCGCCATTCTCTCCGGTGACACTTCCTCCAAGTCCACCAACGAGATCTTGCTTCTCGATGTTGCCCCTCTGTCCCTCGGTATCGAGACCGCTGGTGGTATGATGACCAAGCTCATTCcccgcaacaccaccattccCACCAAGAAGTCTGAGGTCTTCTCTACCTTCTCCGACAACCAGCCTGGTGTGCTTATCCAGGTCTACGAGGGTGAGCGCCAGCGCACCAAGGACAACAACTTGCTCGGCAAGTTCGAGCTTACTGGAATTCCCCCCGCTCCCCGTGGTATTCCCCAGATTGAGGTTACCTTCGATCTTGATGCCAACGGAATCATGAACGTCTCTGCCCTTGAGAAGGGCACTGGCAAGACCAACCAGAttgtcatcaccaacgacaagGGTCGTCTCTCCAAGGAGGACATTGAGCGCATGCTTGCTGAGGCCGAGAagttcaaggaggaggatgaggctgagggCGCCCGTGTTGCTGCCAAGAACGGCCTTGAGTCGTATGCCTACTCCCTGCGCAACACTCTGTCCGACCCCAAGGTCGATGAGAAGCTTGACGCCTCCGACAAGGAGACTCTCAAGACCGAGATTGACAAGATCGTCGCTTGGCTCGATGAGTCTCAGCAGGCTACCAAGGAGGAGTACGAGGATCGCcagaaggagttggagggtgTTGCCAACCCCATCATGATGAAGTTCTacggtgctggcggtgctcCCCCTGGTGGCATGCCCGGCGGTGCTCCTGGCGGTTTCCccggtggtgccggtggcCCTGGTGCCACCCACGATGACGGCCCCaccgtcgaggaggtcgactAA
- a CDS encoding hypothetical protein (EggNog:ENOG503NUXS; COG:M): protein MSLRSPLSPRQQGFAPLSNQPSASDMQDIPLRQIRSNASSTTGARRADMEPISEKNVLFNEAVGTPAGRRRIKKDLMRTGSSNLSEEASLNAMGRFYNKIVSFSVVTRYLVYIVPVAIILAIPLLIIPFTGNTSTELEGQNLLWFFIWLEIAWLSIWVAKLVAHVIPVVFMFFCGVISSGTRKYATVLRALEIPLSLFLWGLASWLTFKFMLSDRNNGVKWTDIVQRILLSLFLASAVLLAEKAIVQLISISYHQRSFANRIKDSKREIYILGLMYEASRTLFPMYCQEFADEDYIINDSIDVILTGGRPNGKGVAAAPMKLVGEVGRFGDKITSVFGNIASEITGKQVFNPNSAHSIVVEALEKVRSSEAMARRIWMSFVVEGKDSLSMDDIVEVMGPAHQEEAEECFHAIDADENGDISLDEMVRKVVEIGKERKAIANSMKDISQALTVFDKVLLFVVLIIVIIIFLAVFQSSFIATLTTAGTTLLSLSFVFAVTTQEFLGSCIFLFVKHPYDVGDRVDIQGPEKQQLIVEKISLLYTVFTRIDKMQVVQVPNIALNNLWVENVTRSKAMKEVIDVNVSFDTSFEDIELLRAEMEKFVRSPENSRDFQPDIGIGVGGIGDLDKLTLKVAIKHKSNWHNDTVRATRRSKFMCALTLALKKVPIYAPGGGGEALGGPKNPAYSVAVTDEYAISARAQADKEKEAKRMDYADPEKQAENASEQKAADHFNTTNPAVDALDDWGYEETLSGRDASTIRPSTSNGPSSRSEFLLGNRESQRGRRRAGETVPMTLGDASAPGVQLTRAPTTSTRGGPSFDVERQAGVDAPAGSPYTTWTAYNSQTGQQQGVSQPYSPPQQSANLTVQAPPRPGQSPAGARPRGASVSNRPQAPTGDGRPLSGGQSSGGPPPPPSAPGPSSARY, encoded by the exons ATGTCATTAAGGTCACCGCTCTCCCCACGGCAGCAGGGCTTTGCGCCTCTATCAAACCAACCCAGTGCTTCAGATATGCAGGACATACCACTCCGCCAAATTCGCAGCAACGCGAGCTCGACGACGGGCGCACGCAGAGCCGACATGGAGCCCATCAGCGAGAAGAATGTGCTCTTCAACGAGGCCGTGGGCACTCCGGCCGGTAGACGACGAATCAAGAAGGACCTCATGCGCACGGGATCGAGCAACCTCAGCGAAGAGGCCTCTCTCAATGCAATGGGTCGGTTCTATAACAAGATCGTCAGCTTCTCTGTCGTCACGCGCTACCTCGTCTACATCGTTCCTGTCGCCATAatcctcgccatccccctCTTAATCATTCCGTTCACTGGCAATACCTCTACCGAACTCGAGGGTCAGAACTTGCTTTGGTTCTTCATCTGGCTTGAGATAGCATGGCTGAGCATCTGGGTGGCAAAGCTGGTTGCCCATGTCATCCCAGTCGTCTTTATGTTCTTCTGTGGAGTGATCAGCTCGGGCACCAGGAAATACGCTACCGTTTTGCGCGCTCTTGAAATCCCGCTTTCGCTCTTCTTATGGGGATTGGCTTCGTGGCTCACCTTCAAGTTTATGCTTTCGGACAGAAACAACGGGGTCAAGTGGACAGACATTGTTCAGAGGATCTTGCTGTCACTGTTCCTTGCTTCGGCCGTCCTTCTTGCAGAGAAGGCCATTGTTCAGCTCATCAGTATCTCTTACCACCAGAGGTCGTTCGCCAACCGCATCAAGGACTCCAAGCGCGAAATCTACATCCTCGGCCTCATGTATGAGGCTTCACGCACGCTCTTCCCCATGTACTGTCAAGAGTTTGCCGACGAGGACTATATCATTAATGATAGTATCGATGTTATCCTCACCGGTGGCAGGCCGAATGGGAAAGgcgttgctgctgcgcccATGAAGCTCGTTGGAGAAGTCGGGCGATTTGGCGACAAGATCACGTCTGTCTTTGGAAATATTGCCTCCGAAATCACCGGAAAGCAAGtcttcaaccccaactcaGCACActccatcgtcgtcgaggcTCTCGAGAAGGTCCGAAGCTCCGAGGCCATGGCTCGCCGCATCTGGATGTCGTTTGTGGTGGAAGGAAAGGACTCGTTGTCCATGGACGACATTGTCGAGGTTATGGGACCTGCTCATCaagaggaagccgaggaatGCTTCCACGCTATTGACGCCGATGAGAATGGTGACATCAGCCTCGACGAAATGGTTCGGAAGGTTGTCGAGATCGGTAAGGAAAGAAAGGCAATCGCCAACAGCATGAAGGATATCAGCCAAGCATTGACGGTGTTCGATAAGGTCCTGCTCTTCGTTGTTCTGATCATTGTGATTATCATCTTCT TGGCTGTCTTCCAAAGCAGCTTCATTGCCACTCTCACCACCGCTGGGACCACGCTGCTGTCTCTGTCGTTTGTCTTCGCTGTCACAACACAGGAATTCTTGGGTTCCTGCATTTTTCTCTTCGTCAAGCACCCTTACGACGTCGGCGACCGTGTCGACATCCAGGGACCtgagaagcagcagctcatTGTCGAGAAGATCTCGCTGCTCTACACCGTCTTCACCCGTATCGACAAGATGCAAGTCGTCCAGGTGCCCAACATCGCCCTCAACAATCTATGGGTTGAGAACGTCACCAGAAGCAAGGCCATGAAGGAAGTGATTGATGTCAATGTCTCATTTGACACATCATTCGAGGACATTGAACTGCTGCGtgccgagatggagaagtTTGTGCGCTCGCCCGAGAACAGCCGCGATTTCCAGCCTGATATCGGCATCGGCGTTGGTGGTATTGGTGACCTTGACAAGTTGACGCTTAAGGTTGCGATCAAACACAAGTCCAACTGGCACAACGACACCGTCCGCGCTACCCGTCGCTCCAAGTTTATGTGCGCTCTCACTTTGGCGCTCAAGAAGGTACCAATCTATGCtcctggcggcggtggtgaggctcTGGGTGGTCCCAAGAACCCAGCATACAGCGTCGCTGTGACGGACGAGTATGCCATCTCTGCTCGTGCCCAGGCCGataaggagaaggaagcgaAGAGAATGGATTACGCGGATCCAGAGAAGCAGGCCGAGAATGCTAGTGAGCAAAAGGCAGCCGACCATTTCAACACGACTAATCCCGCTGTGGACGCTCTTGATGACTGGGGCTACGAAGAGACCCTTAGTGGCCGGGACGCTTCTACCATCCGCCCTAGCACCTCTAACGGACCTAGTTCACGATCCGAGTTCCTTCTTGGTAACCGCGAATCTCAGCGTGGTCGTCGCAGGGCGGGCGAGACAGTGCCCATGACTCTCGGCGACGCCAGCGCGCCTGGGGTCCAGCTCACCAGGGCCCCTACAACAAGTACCCGTGGTGGCCCCTCCTTTGACGTGGAGAGACAAGCGGGCGTAGATGCTCCTGCCGGCTCTCCATACACCACCTGGACCGCCTACAACTCTCAGACTGGACAACAGCAAGGCGTTTCTCAGCCATATTCCCCTCCGCAACAATCCGCGAATCTGACCGTTCAAGCACCACCACGCCCCGGGCAAAGTCCAGCTGGTGCTAGACCAAGAGGTGCCAGCGTCAGCAACCGCCCCCAGGCTCCGACAGGTGATGGAAGGCCCCTTAGCGGAGGACAATCCAGCGgtggacctcctccccctccaagtGCGCCTGGTCCGTCGTCAGCTAGATACTAG
- the ELC1 gene encoding elongin C (BUSCO:EOG09265QTV; COG:K; EggNog:ENOG503P56T), with the protein MSDSKYITLISYDGFEFVVLREAALVSETIGAMLRGPFREAQTGRCEFGEIRGPVLEKVVEYFHYHYANRNQTDVPDMDIPVDICLELLMAADFLGLDSKPQMRDIS; encoded by the exons ATGTCCGACAGCAAGTACATCACGCTCATCTCATATGATGGCTTCGAGTTTGTCGTCCTGCGGGAGGCTGCTCTGGTTAGTGAAACCATAGGAGCCATGCTGAGGGGCCCTTTCAGAGAGGCGCAAACTGGTCGCTGTGAGTTTGGCGAGATTCG AGGTCCTGTTCTGGAAAAGGTTGTCGAGTACTTCCACTACCATTATGCGAACCGCAACCAGACCGATGTCCCAGATATGGACATTCCTGTGGACATCTGCCTCGAGCTCCTGATGGCTGCCGACTTCCTTGGATTGGATTCCAAGCCCCAGATGAGAGATATCTCTTGA
- a CDS encoding hypothetical protein (EggNog:ENOG503NV2Z; COG:Q): MLIKESHADVQTTANGKTTSMRIFLFHPTIPGYPNARFPGVVLFSEIYQVTGPVVRFARQIAGQGYIIAAPSSYHDFTGPEPLAYDVPGTDQGNEWKITKTLESYDEDVTQTVSYLLSLPTCTGRLGATGMCLGGHLALRAALQPKISSTVCYFATDVHARTLGPNSGANTSSTAPPDSNHTLDLLSRITGEVSMIFGIKDTHVPDAGRDLIRQKLREAGVVFSFHEFAWAQHAFIRDELSKGRYDPAITKICFEVLMEQFGRVLKTELGDGDGKKQEVEHVC; this comes from the exons ATGTTGATCAAAGAGAGCCATGCCGACGTGCAAACAACTGCCAATGGCAAGACAACATCGATGA GAATATTTCTATTTCATCCTACCATTCCTGGATACCCAAATGC TCGCTTCCCAGGAGTTGTTCTCTTCAGTGAGATCTATCAGG TCACCGGCCCTGTTGTTCGCTTCGCCAGACAAATCGCTGGCCAGGGCTACATCATTGCTGCTCCCAGCAGCTACCACGACTTTACTGGCCCTGAGCCTCTTGCCTATGACGTCCCCGGAACGGATCAAGGGAACGAGTGGAAGATCACAAAG ACCCTTGAATCCTACGATGAAGACGTCACCCAGACTGTCTCCTACCTCTTGTCACTCCCAACATGCACTGGCCGTCTAGGCGCAACAGGCATGTGCTTGGGAGGGCATCTGGCTCTCCGGGCAGCT CTTCAACCCAAGATCTCTTCCACAGTATGCTACTTCGCCACCGATGTCCACGCCCGTACCTTAGGCCCCAACTCCGGCGCCAATACCTCCTCCACTGCCCCTCCGGACTCCAACCACACActcgacctcctctcccgtATTACCGGTGAGGTCTCCATGATCTTTGGCATCAAAGACACCCACGTTCCCGATGCCGGTCGTGATCTCATTCGCCAAAAGCTTCGCGAGGCCGGGGTAGTCTTTAGCTTCCATGAGTTCGCCTGGGCGCAGCACGCGTTTATCCGGGATGAGCTCAGCAAGGGAAGATATGACcctgccatcaccaagatctGCTTCGAGGTGTTAATGGAGCAGTTTGGGCGGGTGCTGAAAACGGAgctgggggatggtgatgggaagaAGCAGGAGGTGGAGCATGTCTGTTGA
- the rho4 gene encoding RHO4 protein (EggNog:ENOG503NW37; COG:S), producing the protein MASSYQHRNSHYAHERHDSSASRRPTSERRDTRGTRSSDGTVSTFNSISTSSGRESAATAMTNEGPAYSKKIVVVGDGGCGKTCLLISYSQGYFPEKYVPTVFENYITYPTHPPTGKTVELALWDTAGQEEYDRLRPLSYPETDLIFVCFAIDCPNSLENVMDKWYPEVLHFCPYTPLILVGLKSDLRYKKTCIDMLKTQGLIPVTTQQGEAVAAKMGAQYMECSSKEMTGVEEIFERAILTVVANDRKTLEAEAVNGGGSVGDSSSGKKRGRGGTVSGQNIPGVGLAKKRKSKCLIM; encoded by the exons ATGGCGTCGTCGTACCAACACCGCAACTCACACTACGCCCACGAGCGACATGACAGTAGCGCCTCGCGCAGACCAACATCCGAGAGACGAGACACGCGTGGCACCAGATCGAGCGACGGGACAGTGAGCACCTTCAACAgcatctcgacatcatcggGCAGAGAATCAGCAGCGACCGCAATGACAAACGAAGGCCCCGCCTACTCCAAGAAAATTGTTGtcgttggcgatggtggttgcGGCAAGACTTGTCTTTTGATTAGTTACAGCCAGGGGTATTTTCCAGAG aaatatGTCCCGACCGTCTTTGAGAACTACATCACCtacccaacccatcccccgACTGGTAAGACGGTAGAGCTCGCTCTGTGGGATACGGCCGGGCAGGAAGAATACGACCGCCTTCGGCCCCTGTCATATCCAGAAACCGATCTCATTTTTGTCTGCTTCGCCATTGACTGCCCAAATTCGCTAGAAAATGTCATGGACAAG TGGTATCCAGAGGTCCTTCACTTTTGCCCTTACACCCCACTCATCCTTGTCGGTCTCAAGTCGGATCTCCGCTACAAAAAGACATGCATCGACATGCTGAAAACCCAAGGCCTGATCCCCGTCACTACCCAGCAGGGAGAGGCGGTTGCCGCCAAGATGGGCGCCCAGTACATGGAATGCAGCTCAAAAGAAATGACGGGCGTGGAGGAGATCTTTGAGAGGGCGATCCTTACGGTGGTGGCCAACGACAGGAAAACGCTCGAAGCCGAGGCCGTCAACGGAGGAGGCAGCGTCGGGGACTCGTCTAGCGgaaagaagagggggaggggtgggacTGTGAGCGGTCAAAATATCCCGGGAGTCGGGctggcgaagaagaggaagagcaaaTGTTTGATTATGTGA
- the DBR1 gene encoding lariat debranching enzyme (COG:A; EggNog:ENOG503NU5D; BUSCO:EOG09262LI4) produces the protein MNRQLALPATHWAPRQSLFPFGVTRLQIRLKSSKCKFKQKKSKMSDKSLRVAIEGCGHGTLNAIYSTITASCKERNWDGVDVLIIGGDFQAVRNADDLTVMSIPAKYRELGDFPDYYSGKRKAPYLTIFVAGNHEAASHLAELHYGGWVAPNIYYMGAANILRLGPIRIAGMSGIWKGHDYRKPHHERLPFNQSDTKSFYHVREIDVRKLLQVRTQVDIGISHDWPRGIEKHGDANQLWKMKPDFQRESHDGSLGNPAADYVLNRLRPPYWFSAHLHCKYSAIKKFDPPTAELQPCASATLPESATVLPAVPAHNPDEIDLDLDEEETPAGPSTSSAPITTTSSKPHSEEQQTDALRSLLPSTFSKPTPQIQTTPGQPVPQTITNTTTRFLALDKCLPGRAFLQLMEIPSPTIITRPVKLAYDKEWLSILRAFHPPIKSTFGIRGAPVPEDKGEEYYLGLIRENEEWVEENLVKKGKMEVPEDFEVTAPVIEGGWERGREVQPREYTNPQMARFCEMLGVENYWDASEEEREGRRVKGPDEDEFGGGFRGGRGGGGGREGRGRGGGGGGYRGRGGGGGGYRGRGGGGGGGYRGGGRGGGGGYRGRGGGQF, from the exons atgAACCGTCAACTTGCTCTTCCCGCTACACATTGGGCGCCAAGGCAATCGTTATTTCCATTTGGTGTCACTCGATTGCAGATTCGTCTCAAGTCTTCAAAGTGTAAATTCAAACAGAAGAAAAGCAAGATGAGCGACAAGTCGCTTCGCGTGGCCATTGAAGGCTGT GGTCATGGCACCCTCAACGCAATCTACTCTACCATCACGGCCTCATGTAAAGAGCGCAACTGGGATGGCGTCGATGTCCTTATCATCGGCGGTGACTTTCAGGCCGTCCGCAACGCCGATGACTTGACGGTCATGTCCATCCCGGCCAAGTATCGCGAACTGGGCGACTTCCCTGACTATTACAGTGGGAAAAGAAAGGCCCCCTATCTCACCATCTTTGTTGCTGGCAACCACGAAGCAGCATCTCATCTGGCAGAGCTGCATTATGGTGGCTGGGTCGCCCCAAATATCTACTATATGGGCGCCGCCAACATTCTTCGACTGGGACCCATTCGAATCGCTGGCATGAGTGGCATCTGGAAGGGCCACGACTATCGCAAACCCCATCATGAGCGTCTCCCCTTCAACCAGAGCGATACCAAGTCCTTCTATCATGTTCGCGAGATCGACGTTCGAAAGCTATTGCAGGTGCGAACACAGGTGGATATTGGCATCAGCCACGACTGGCCGCGAGGGATCGAGAAGCATGGTGACGCCAACCAGCTCTGGAAAATGAAGCCCGATTTTCAGAGGGAGTCACACGATGGGTCGTTGGGAAACCCGGCTGCGGATTATGTCCTGAACCGCCTTCGGCCACCGTACTGGTTCTCTGCTCACTTGCATTGCAAGTATTCTGCCATTAAAAAGTTCGATCCTCCTACCGCAGAGCTTCAACCATGTGCATCAGCAACACTTCCGGAATCAGCCACGGTCCTGCCAGCTGTCCCTGCACATAACCCGGATGAAATCGACCTTGAcctcgacgaggaagaaacCCCTGCTGGTCCATCCACCAGCTCAGCCCCTattaccaccacctcatccaaGCCCCATTCTGAAGAGCAACAAACCGACGCCCtccgctccctcctcccatccacctTTTCTAAACCtaccccccaaatccaaacCACCCCCGGCCAACCCGTCCCCCAAACTAtaaccaacaccacaacccGCTTCCTGGCTCTAGACAAGTGCCTCCCCGGCCGAGCCTTCCTCCAACTAATGGagatcccctcccccaccatcatcacccgccCAGTGAAGCTAGCCTACGACAAGGAATggctctccatcctccgGGCCTTCCACCCGCCGATCAAATCCACTTTTGGCATCCGCGGTGCTCCGGTCCCGGAGGACAAAGGGGAGGAGTACTACCTTGGTTTGATCAGGGAGAATGAggagtgggtggaggagaatttggtgaagaaggggaagatggaggtTCCGGAGGATTTTGAGGTGACGGCGCCGGTGAtagaggggggttgggaacgGGGACGGGAGGTTCAGCCTAGGGAGTATACTAATCCGCAGATGGCAAGGTTTTGTGAgatgttgggggtggagaaTTATTGGGATGCGagtgaggaagagagggaggggaggagggtgaaggggcctgatgaagatgagtttggtggggggtttaggggtgggaggggtggtggggggggcagagaggggagggggaggggtggtggtggaggggggtatagagggcggggaggaggtggtggtgggtataggggaagaggaggtggaggcggtggtgggtatagaggaggtggaaggggtggcggtggtggttatcGAGGCAGAGGGGGCGGTCAGTTTTAG
- the DAD1 gene encoding Dolichyl-diphosphooligosaccharide-protein glycosyltransferase subunit dad1 (COG:S; EggNog:ENOG503P70A), with the protein MSQRQRSHSVSGPTAAAGEGGTREKTYFELQREELISEIAMSFEHVLANINKLNRSLEAVIAVGNEFSSVEALWSTFENVMAKEEEEEGDGQEGHDEGHDEAEEEGGDEMEGVEDKGDSRYEEEQSRV; encoded by the exons ATGTCCCAACGGCAACGCTCCCACTCTGTCTCTGGAccaacagcggcagcaggagaagggggaacAAGGGAAAAGACATATTTTGAGCTCCAGAGGGAGGAGCTCATATCAGAGATTGCCATG AGCTTCGAGCACGTCCTagccaacatcaacaagctgAACCGCTCGCTCGAGGCCGTCATCGCCGTGGGAAATGAATTCAGCTCTGTGGAAGCGTTATGGAGCACGTTTGAGAATGTgatggccaaggaggaggaggaggagggcgatgggCAAGAAGGGCACGACGAAGGGCACGACgaagcagaggaagagggaggtgatgagatggagggggtggaagataAGGGGGATTCGAGATATGAGGAAGAGCAAAGTAGGGTATGA